The Microlunatus soli genome contains the following window.
CGTCATCCTGGCGATCTTCGGAGCGATCTACTCGATCCCGTCGCTGGCGATCTTCGTCGCGCTGCCGTTGGTGATCGGCACCAAGGTGCTCGATCCGCTCAACGTCATCGTCGCGCTGACCATCTACACCACGGCGCTGCTGTCCCGCAGTGTGGTGGACGGATTGCGGGATGTGCCGGCCGACGTCAAGCAGTCCGCCGATGCGATCGGCTTCGGGCGCGGACGACGCTTCTTCCGGGTCGAACTGCCGTTGGCGATGCCGGTGATCTTCGCCGGCCTGCGGGTTGCTTCGGTGTCCAACATCGCCCTGACCAGCATCTCGATCCTGATCGGCGTACCGTCGCTCGGAACGCTCTTCAGCCGCGGGCTGAACCAAGGCTTCCTCACCCCCGTATGGGTCGGGCTGGTGCTGTCGATCCTGGTCGCCCTGCTCGCTGACCTGGTGATCATCCTGATCCAGCGCGGCACCTTGCCCTGGGCGCGAGGAGGGCGTACGGCATGAACGTTTTCGGCTATCTGCTGGACGGCGCCAACTGGGGCGGACCGGACGGGCTCGGCCTCCATCTGGGCGAGCATCTGCTCTACAGCGTGATCGCTGTTGCCATCGCCGCAGTGATCGGAATCCCTGCCGGACAGCTGATCGGTCACACCCGGCGCGGCAGCTTCCTACTCGTCGGTCTGGCGAACTCGTTCCGAGCGATCCCGACCTTCGGTCTGTTGATCTTGGTTGTGTTGCTGACCCAGACCAGCTGGATCCCGGTCGTCTGCGTCCTCGGTGTGCTGGCGCTGCCACCGCTGCTGACCGGCACTGCGACCGGCATCATGCAGGCCGATCAACAGGCCGTCCACGCCGCCAGCGCGCTCGGCATGTCCGGCGGTCAGGTGCTGACCCGGGTCGAGATGCCGCTGGCGATGCCGTTGATCATCTCCGGCCTGCGGAGTGCGACCCTGCAGGTGATCGCGACCGCGACGGTCGCTGCCTATGTGCCGCAGGTCGGCGGACTCGGTCGGACGATCCTGGACGGCATCCCGGCTCGCGACTACGGGCAGGTGCTGGCCGGCGCGCTGCTGGTCGCACTGCTGGCGATCGTGATCGACGTCCTGCTCGCACTCGCCGGTCGGGCGACCAGTCGGCACCTGCGGCTGAAGGCGCCGAAGACGACCGCACTGACCGCGGCGCCGACGCCCGACCCGGCGAACGCCGACGCCGACGCATCGAACGCAGCCGCCTGACCGACCGGGTTCGGGCCGATCGGGTTCACGGAATCACCCGCGCCAGCGCGCCGATCTCCAGCGCCGTCCAGATCGCACCGTCCGGTCCGACGGCGATGCCGTGCGGCTCGGAGTTCGGGGTCGGTAGATCGGACAGCTCGATCCTCCCGTCCACGCTGATCCGGCCGACCCGGTTCGCACCCCACTCGGTGAACCACAACGCCCCGTCCGGACCGCTGGTGATGGCGTGCGGCCGGCTGCGGCGATCCGGCAACGCAAACTCGGTGATCACCCCGCCGGTGTCGATCCGGCCGATCTGTCCGGCGCCGATCTCGACGAACCAGAGCGCGTCGTCCGGTCCGAGCGCCAGCCCGACCGGGGCGGCGTTCTCGGTCGGCAACGGGTGGACCGCAACGGTGCCGTCGAGGGTGATCCTGCCGATCGCGTTCGCCTGATTCATCGTGAACCACATCGCCTGGTCGGGACCGGCGACGATCATCGACGGAAACGCCCCGCTGATCGGGAGCTCGAATTCGGTGCAGTCACCGGCGGTCGTCAGCCGGCCGATCCGATCGGCTGCGATCTCGGTGAACCAGAGCGCGTCGTCGGGACCGACCGCGAGACCGTACGGGCCGGACTCCGGGGTCGGCGGAGTCGTGGTGCTGGCCGACCCGTCGAGGCCGATCCGGCCGATCCGGTGGGCCCGGTATTCGGTGAACCAGAGTGCTTCGTCGGGGCCGGAGGTGATGATCGTCGGCCCGGAGGTCGGGTCGAGCTGGTGGATCGTCGGCTCGGTGCCTGGGGTGTAGCGGCCGATCTGGCCGGCGTCGACCAGGGTGAACCAGAGAGCGCCGTCCGGGCCGGTGGTCAGTCCGTACGGGCCGCCGGGCACCGGATGTTCGTGGACTGCTCGGGCCATCCTCCACCTTCACCTCTCTGTCGCCGCGCACGGCAGCCGATCGCGGTGTTCGGTGGCGGCAGCGCGGAGTGACCGTTGACGATACTGCCGATCGAGCCGAGTTGCCCGCGCATTTCGGCGGCTCGGGTGTGGCGGACTCACCCGTGTTCGGGAACGAACTCCTCGACTCCGGTGCTGCCGCCTTCGCTGACCGGCAGCCCGGCGGCGCGCCAGGCGTGGATGCCGCCATCGATGTCGGTGGCATCCACGCCGATCGACTGCAACGACGCGGCGGCCAGCGAGGAGCTGTAGCCCTCGGTGCAGACGACGATCCAGCGCTGACCGGACGTTGCCTGCGGGACCCGGGCGTCGGACTCGGGATGCAATCGCCACTCCAGGTGATTTCGCTCGACGATCAGCGATCCGGGAATCTCGCCGTCCTGCCGGCGCTGCCACTCCGGGCGGATGTCGACGATCAGCGCGCCGGTGCGCACCTCCTCGGCGGCTGCGTCCGGAGCGAGACGGTGCAGCCCGTGGCGCGCTGCCGCCAGCAGGTCGTCGACGGTGCGATAGGTCATCGGTCGGCGGTGCGGCGGGGTGCAGCAGCCTCGGGGTCGTCGGTCCACAGCGAGTCGCGACGGACCAGTTCACCGTCGGCGACCTCGTAGTAGTGCATCAGCGTCAGCGGCGGAGAGTAGACGTGAACGCTGACCGCGGTCCGTTCGGCATGGTTGCGCACGTCGTGAACATAGCGCCGGTCGAAGACGACTGTCTCACCCCGGCTGCGGAAGATGTCGGTCAGCCCGTCCGGCGTCCACAGGGATTCGGTCAGTTCACCGTCCACCACGGTGAACGCCCCAGCGCTGTCGCCGTGGTCATGCAGCTCGGTGCCCTGCTCTGTCGTCCAGCTGATCAGCCAGACGTCGGCCCGGTCATCGGCATGCAGCCGGACGTGCCACCGCTGCTGGGAGTCGGCATGCACCGGGTGCCGGCCGGCGCGCACCTCGGCCGCGTACTGCTGGGTCCAGGCCGTCAGCTCCTCCGCACTGAGCGCGGTCTCGCGCCGATCGGTCACACTATTCATGCTGGAATACTAGGAAATAATCCCACGGCGTGCCGGACGTCTCGGATCGTGGGCGGGTCGCCGTCGGCAGCGGACTCGGTGCCTCGCAGTGAGCCGAATCCGGGCACCCGACGGTGAGCCGGCACGTGGTTTGCTTACGAACCGGCGACGATTCCGCTGCCGATCCGGGAATCGGATGGGCGCTGTCGGTGCTTGATGGAAGGCTGGACCCGAGTCGACCGAGGAGGCCGAATATGTCCGTTCGCAGCCGGATGTCCGCGTTGGCAGCGCTGGTGGTGGTGGCCGCTACCGCGTTGGCCGGATGTGGCGCCAACAATGATCCGTTGGCCGGCGACAGTGCCGCTCCCAGCGCCGGCGGTGCGGGCGGCGAGGTCGTCGTCGGCTCGGCCAACTTCACCGAGAATCAGGTGCTGGCCGAGCTGTACGCCCAGGCCATGACCGCCAAGGGGGTCAAGGCCTCCACCCACCTCGACATCGGTTCTCGCGAGCTGTATCTGCGTGCCCTGAAGGACGGGTCGATCTCGGTCGTCCCGGAGTACACCGGCAACCTGCTGCAATACCTGGACAAGAAGGCGACGGCCAGTACGCCCGAGGAGGTCGACGAGCAGCTGCCGAAGGCAGCCAAGGACAGCGGCTTCGACGTGCTGGACACCACGGAAGCCGTCGACCAGGACGTCTACGTCGTCACCAAAGCACTGGCCGACAAGTATCAACTCAAGACGCTCGGCGATCTGACCAAGGTCCCGGACCTGAAGGTCGGCGGACCGACCGAGTTGCAGGAGCGACCGTACGGTCCGGACGGGTTGCAGGGGATGTACAAGGTCAAGGTGAGCAAGTTCGTCGCCTACGACGCCCCGGCGCTCAAGGTCAAGGATCTGAAGGACGGCAAGATCCAGGCGGCCGACTTCTTCACCACCGACGCCGCGATCGCCGACAACGGCTTCGTCAAGCTGGAGGATCCGCAGACCCTGATCCTGCCGCAGAACGTCGTGCCGCTGGTCCGCCCCGACGTCAAGAAGAACTCCAAGGCGGTCGACGCGATGAACGCCGTCGGCAAGCAGTTGACCACCGACGAACTCGCCGCCCTCAACAAGAAGGTCGACGTCGACCACGCCGATCCCGGCGACGTCGCCAAGGAATGGCTGACCAGCAAGGGCCTCGTCTGACAAGGTCCCTGAGCCTGTCGAAGGGCACCTCGACTCTGCCGTGGCTCTGGGATCCTTCGACAGGCTCACGACCCTGCTCGCTTGTTCCGCATCATCCCGCGGAGGGCGAGGAACCTGATCAAGGTCGAGACGGCATTGGCGGTGACCAGGACGGCGACCTCGACCCATCGTGTCGGTGTGCTGACGGTGTGATGCAACGACCACAATGAGCCGCTGGTCAATCCCAGCCCGATGCCGAAGGCGATCAGGCCGCCGGCATGGTGCTTGATCATGTTCTCCGGGCCACGGACACCGAACGTCATCCGGCGATTGGCCGCCGTGTTGGCCACGGCCGTGATCAACAACGCGATCAGATTGGCCGCCTGAGCATCGATGACTCCGCGCAGTGCAAGGTAGAGCACCAGATAGGCCAGGGTGCTGAGGACACCGACGGTGGCAAACCTGATCAACTGGCCGAGCAGGCCGCCGGTCGGACCACGGAGGGTCCAGGGGCGCGGCCCGCCGTCGCCGGTGCCCGTCGCTCGACTGCGCTGGACGAACTCGTCGCGCACCCGGGTGATCGGGATGCTGCCGGTCAGGAAACCTTTGCCCAGTCGGGCGATCCCGCGCAGATCCTCGGTTGCGGTGGCGACGATGTCGACCCGCGAATCCGGGTCGTCGACCCAGTCGACCGGCACCTCGTGGATCCTCAGGCCGACCCGCTCGGCGATCACCAGCAGCTCGGTGTCGAAGAACCAGTTGTTGTCCTCGATCAACGGCAACAGTCGCTCGGCGACGTCGCGCCGTAGCGCCTTGAAACCGCACTGGGCATCGGAGAACGATGCAGACAGGCTGCCCCGCAACAACAAGTTGTAGGAGCGGGAGATGAATTCCCGTTTGGGACCTCTGATCACTCGGCTGCTGCGGGCCAACCGGGAGCCGATTGCGACATCGGAGTGGTTACTGACCAGCGGCGCGACCAGCGGCAGGATGGCGCGCAGATCGGTGGACAGGTCGACGTCCATGTAGCCGACGACTGCCGCCCGGGACGCCGACCACGCCGCCTTCAGCGCCCGTCCGCGCCCCTTCTGATCGAGGTGTAGCACCCGAACCGCCGGCAGGGTGCCGGCAAGCCGCTCGGCGATGATCATGGTGTTGTCGGTGCTGGCGTTGTCGGCGATAGTGATCAGGTAGTCGTAGGGGAACTGCTCGCGCAGATAGCCGTCCAGCCGCAGCACCGAATCGGCAAGATCGGCTTCCTCGTTGTAGACCGGGATCACCAGTTCGACCGCGGTCGTGACCGGGAGCTCTCGGTGCCCGGCGTCGGGCCGCTCGGTGTTGCGTTGCCCGGTGTCGGGTTTCCCGGGCTGGGCCGAATCGGGGATCGGGGTCCGGTCGAGATCCTGCACAGAGTCCGTCATGATCATCAGTTGCTTTCGGTGAGGTCGTAGACGGTGACGCCATCGACGGTCTTGGCCGTGAAGTTCTTCTCGACCCAGCTCTGGATCTGTGAGGCCGAGTCGGTGGCGCTGGTGCCGGACATCCGGCCTTCGCCGTCGCTGCCGATGAAGTAGTGGATCCGGCCGGAGGCGACGTAGGTCTTGAACTGTTCCAAGGTCGGACTGGCGGCGGTGCCGTTGAATCCGCCGATCGCCATCACCGGGTCCTCGGTCGCCAACTGATAGCTGGCGGCGTTCTGCGCCCGTGCCGTTGCCGCCACCCAGGTGAAGTCGTCGGCGTGCTCCGACAGCAGAGCCTTCAACGCGTCGCTGACCTGGGCGCCGTTCAGCAGTCCGCCGATGCCGCCGGCGGCACCACCCTCGGGCCGGCCGCCGCCCTGTCGACTGGTCTGCCCGCCCGCCTGGCCGGGCATCCCCGGTGGTGTGCCGCCGCCGGGCACCTGGACCCGGGTGCCGCCACCGGGCATCTGGAAGCGGGTGCCGCCACCGGGACCGCCGCCCATCGAGCTGACCGGTCCGGCCGTGACGATCGAACCGGTGTGCGGGGTGAGGACGGTGTCCACGGTGTACGCCGCCGGCCCGGTGAGTACCGCGATCCCGGCCAACCCGAGCACGATCGTCGCCAACGCCTTCGGCAGCCGCTCGATCAGGACGAAACCGGCGGCCGCGACCAGGCCGGCGCCGAGCACCACCCAGCGCAGTGTCTGGTACGGCTGTTCGCCCGACTGGCCGAGCAGCACGAACGCCCACGCCGTACTGCCCGCGGCCGCGACGGCCAGGGTGATCCTGGCCAGCAGCCGCTGCCGGCGACGCCAGAGCACTGTGCCGCCGATGATCACGGTGCCGGCGATCCACGGCGCCAGGGCGACCGTGTAGTAGTCGTGGTAGATGCCGGCCATGAACGAGAACACCAGGCCGGTGGTGATCATGGATCCGCCGAACAGCAGCAGCGCGGTGCGGGCCTTGTCGGTCCGCGGGGCTCGGCCGATCATGATCAACGCGACCACCAGGATCAGCAGGGCCGCCGGGATGAGCCAACTGATCATGCCGCCGGAGACACCCTGGAAGAGCCGCAGGATGCTGGTCTCGCCCCCGAATCCGCCACCGCCACCGGGGCCGCCGGCCCGGAACACCTCCGCCCCGGCCGGCAGATCCGACATCCGCGGTCCGCCGCCCGCACCGCCGCCGACCTGACCGCTCTCGCTACCGGTGAGTCGGCCGAGCCCGTTGTAGCCGAACACCAACTCCAGCACCGAGTTGCCCGTGCTGCCGTCGATGTAGGGCCGCGACGACTTCGGCCAGAGCTCGACGATGGCGACCCACCAGCCGAGCGAGACGATCACGGAGGCGAGCGCACCGAGCAGATGAAGCAGGCGTTTGCGTACCGAGGTGGGTGCGGCGATCAGATACACCAGGGCGAACGCCGGCAGCACCAGGAAGGCCTGCATCATCTTGGTCAGGAAACCCAGCCCAACCAGGGCACCGGCCGCGATCAGCCATGCGGCACCGGCCCGCTCGGTGGCCCGAAGAACGAAGTAACCTGCGAGCACCAGCAGGAACAGCAGCAGCGCGTCGGGATTGTTGAAGCGGAACATCAACGCCGCCGACGGTGTCAGGGCCGTGACCAGTCCGGCCGCCAGTCCGGCGGTGTGCCCGGAGATGCCCTTGTTGTCACAGATCCGCTTGACGACGGCGTACATCACGCCCACCGTCGCGACACCGAGCAACGCCTGGGGGACCAGGATGCTCCACGAACTCAGCCCGAAGAGACGTACCGACAACGCCATCAACCACAGCGATGCCGGCGGTTTGTCGACGGTGATCGAGTTGCCGGCGTCGAGGGAGCCGAAGAAGAACGCCTTCCAGCTCTCCGAGCCGGCCTGGACCGCTGCGGAGTAGAAGGAGTTGGCATAGCCGGACTCATTGAGGCTCCACAGGTACAGCACCGCCGTGATCAGCAGCAGGGCGATCACCGAGAGCCGGCGCAGCCAGGGAACGGCTGCGGCCGGATCGGGACCCGATGGCTGCGCCGGTGGCGAATCCTGGCCATGCTCGGCGCCGCCAAGATCATCGTCGGGTGGCGCCACGGCCGGGCCCTGTGCGAGCGAAGTCGTCGTCATGGCAATGACCTTCGCGGCACCTGCTGTGCCGGTCGTTCGACCTCGCTATGGCTCAGCTGTGGGTCTCGGAGCCTTCGAAGGACGCGGGGTGCACAACGGCGCCCGTCGGGCGGAGCAGTAGGTTGGTGCCGTGACCCGAGATGCCTCGAATCCGCCGGCCGACCAAGATCACGATCCTTCGACAAGCTCAGGACAGCGCGTTGCGGCGTTGTTGGACCTGCGGAGTTGGGCGCTGTTCGACATCGACGCCGACGGGCGGATCCTGGCCGGCCACGACGAATCGGGCAGCATGCAGCTGGTCGAGATCGCTGCGGACGGGACCCGGACTGCGCTGACCGCGCTGCCGTCGCGGTGTTCGGGTCGCTACGTCCCGGGTAGCAGCCCGCGCCGCGTGATCGTCCAGCACGATGCCGGCGGCGACGAACTGATGCAACTGTCGGAGATCGTCCTGGACGACCCGGCACGACCGGGACCGTACGGGTTGGATGATCTGACTCCGCTGCTGCAGGACCCGCGCTACATGCATGTCTTGCAGGACGTCACCGCGACGTCGCTGATCTACTCCACCAACCGGCGCAACAACGTG
Protein-coding sequences here:
- a CDS encoding ABC transporter permease; translation: MNWSWIADNVGLIGTSLGQHLLLALIPVAASFILSIPIGYLVFRSGAAGSNVILAIFGAIYSIPSLAIFVALPLVIGTKVLDPLNVIVALTIYTTALLSRSVVDGLRDVPADVKQSADAIGFGRGRRFFRVELPLAMPVIFAGLRVASVSNIALTSISILIGVPSLGTLFSRGLNQGFLTPVWVGLVLSILVALLADLVIILIQRGTLPWARGGRTA
- a CDS encoding ABC transporter permease, producing MNVFGYLLDGANWGGPDGLGLHLGEHLLYSVIAVAIAAVIGIPAGQLIGHTRRGSFLLVGLANSFRAIPTFGLLILVVLLTQTSWIPVVCVLGVLALPPLLTGTATGIMQADQQAVHAASALGMSGGQVLTRVEMPLAMPLIISGLRSATLQVIATATVAAYVPQVGGLGRTILDGIPARDYGQVLAGALLVALLAIVIDVLLALAGRATSRHLRLKAPKTTALTAAPTPDPANADADASNAAA
- a CDS encoding Vgb family protein; its protein translation is MARAVHEHPVPGGPYGLTTGPDGALWFTLVDAGQIGRYTPGTEPTIHQLDPTSGPTIITSGPDEALWFTEYRAHRIGRIGLDGSASTTTPPTPESGPYGLAVGPDDALWFTEIAADRIGRLTTAGDCTEFELPISGAFPSMIVAGPDQAMWFTMNQANAIGRITLDGTVAVHPLPTENAAPVGLALGPDDALWFVEIGAGQIGRIDTGGVITEFALPDRRSRPHAITSGPDGALWFTEWGANRVGRISVDGRIELSDLPTPNSEPHGIAVGPDGAIWTALEIGALARVIP
- a CDS encoding rhodanese-like domain-containing protein is translated as MTYRTVDDLLAAARHGLHRLAPDAAAEEVRTGALIVDIRPEWQRRQDGEIPGSLIVERNHLEWRLHPESDARVPQATSGQRWIVVCTEGYSSSLAAASLQSIGVDATDIDGGIHAWRAAGLPVSEGGSTGVEEFVPEHG
- a CDS encoding cysteine dioxygenase, which codes for MNSVTDRRETALSAEELTAWTQQYAAEVRAGRHPVHADSQQRWHVRLHADDRADVWLISWTTEQGTELHDHGDSAGAFTVVDGELTESLWTPDGLTDIFRSRGETVVFDRRYVHDVRNHAERTAVSVHVYSPPLTLMHYYEVADGELVRRDSLWTDDPEAAAPRRTADR
- a CDS encoding ABC transporter substrate-binding protein, translating into MSVRSRMSALAALVVVAATALAGCGANNDPLAGDSAAPSAGGAGGEVVVGSANFTENQVLAELYAQAMTAKGVKASTHLDIGSRELYLRALKDGSISVVPEYTGNLLQYLDKKATASTPEEVDEQLPKAAKDSGFDVLDTTEAVDQDVYVVTKALADKYQLKTLGDLTKVPDLKVGGPTELQERPYGPDGLQGMYKVKVSKFVAYDAPALKVKDLKDGKIQAADFFTTDAAIADNGFVKLEDPQTLILPQNVVPLVRPDVKKNSKAVDAMNAVGKQLTTDELAALNKKVDVDHADPGDVAKEWLTSKGLV
- a CDS encoding bifunctional glycosyltransferase family 2/GtrA family protein; translated protein: MTDSVQDLDRTPIPDSAQPGKPDTGQRNTERPDAGHRELPVTTAVELVIPVYNEEADLADSVLRLDGYLREQFPYDYLITIADNASTDNTMIIAERLAGTLPAVRVLHLDQKGRGRALKAAWSASRAAVVGYMDVDLSTDLRAILPLVAPLVSNHSDVAIGSRLARSSRVIRGPKREFISRSYNLLLRGSLSASFSDAQCGFKALRRDVAERLLPLIEDNNWFFDTELLVIAERVGLRIHEVPVDWVDDPDSRVDIVATATEDLRGIARLGKGFLTGSIPITRVRDEFVQRSRATGTGDGGPRPWTLRGPTGGLLGQLIRFATVGVLSTLAYLVLYLALRGVIDAQAANLIALLITAVANTAANRRMTFGVRGPENMIKHHAGGLIAFGIGLGLTSGSLWSLHHTVSTPTRWVEVAVLVTANAVSTLIRFLALRGMMRNKRAGS
- a CDS encoding ArnT family glycosyltransferase is translated as MTTTSLAQGPAVAPPDDDLGGAEHGQDSPPAQPSGPDPAAAVPWLRRLSVIALLLITAVLYLWSLNESGYANSFYSAAVQAGSESWKAFFFGSLDAGNSITVDKPPASLWLMALSVRLFGLSSWSILVPQALLGVATVGVMYAVVKRICDNKGISGHTAGLAAGLVTALTPSAALMFRFNNPDALLLFLLVLAGYFVLRATERAGAAWLIAAGALVGLGFLTKMMQAFLVLPAFALVYLIAAPTSVRKRLLHLLGALASVIVSLGWWVAIVELWPKSSRPYIDGSTGNSVLELVFGYNGLGRLTGSESGQVGGGAGGGPRMSDLPAGAEVFRAGGPGGGGGFGGETSILRLFQGVSGGMISWLIPAALLILVVALIMIGRAPRTDKARTALLLFGGSMITTGLVFSFMAGIYHDYYTVALAPWIAGTVIIGGTVLWRRRQRLLARITLAVAAAGSTAWAFVLLGQSGEQPYQTLRWVVLGAGLVAAAGFVLIERLPKALATIVLGLAGIAVLTGPAAYTVDTVLTPHTGSIVTAGPVSSMGGGPGGGTRFQMPGGGTRVQVPGGGTPPGMPGQAGGQTSRQGGGRPEGGAAGGIGGLLNGAQVSDALKALLSEHADDFTWVAATARAQNAASYQLATEDPVMAIGGFNGTAASPTLEQFKTYVASGRIHYFIGSDGEGRMSGTSATDSASQIQSWVEKNFTAKTVDGVTVYDLTESN